The Papaver somniferum cultivar HN1 chromosome 3, ASM357369v1, whole genome shotgun sequence genome includes a region encoding these proteins:
- the LOC113357007 gene encoding uncharacterized protein LOC113357007 isoform X2, which yields MSQDLEWTPLQLSGLQIAHKRQQVSSSEHKEHCPSNEFNEQKTRKIPSFGGQVIQLKKSEVLLNTKLTDTATELTRQLDEEEKKHEKKLTEKVKEGVKEFINMRKEKLAAKSDGSGSVNPEE from the exons ATGAGTCAAGACTTAGAATGGACTCCGCTTCAATTGTCGGGTCTTCAAATAGCCCATAAGCGCCAACAGGTTTCATCGAGTGAACATAAAGAACACTGCCCCTCGAATGAGTTTAATGAACAAAA AACAAGGAAAATTCCAAGCTTTGGAGGACAGGTCATTCAGCTGAAGAAGAGTGAAGTTCTTTTGAACACCAAGCTTACTGATACTGCTACTGAGTTGACTCGCCAATTGGATGAGGAGGAGAAAAAGCATGAGAAGAAGCTCACTGAGAAGGTCAAGGAAGGCGTAAAGGAGTTCATAAACATGAGGAAAGAGAAGCTCGCTGCGAAGAGTGATGGCTCAGGTTCGGTTAATCCTGAAGAATAG
- the LOC113357007 gene encoding uncharacterized protein LOC113357007 isoform X1 has protein sequence MSQDLEWTPLQLSGLQIAHKRQQVSSSEHKEHCPSNEFNEQNRTRKIPSFGGQVIQLKKSEVLLNTKLTDTATELTRQLDEEEKKHEKKLTEKVKEGVKEFINMRKEKLAAKSDGSGSVNPEE, from the exons ATGAGTCAAGACTTAGAATGGACTCCGCTTCAATTGTCGGGTCTTCAAATAGCCCATAAGCGCCAACAGGTTTCATCGAGTGAACATAAAGAACACTGCCCCTCGAATGAGTTTAATGAACAAAA CAGAACAAGGAAAATTCCAAGCTTTGGAGGACAGGTCATTCAGCTGAAGAAGAGTGAAGTTCTTTTGAACACCAAGCTTACTGATACTGCTACTGAGTTGACTCGCCAATTGGATGAGGAGGAGAAAAAGCATGAGAAGAAGCTCACTGAGAAGGTCAAGGAAGGCGTAAAGGAGTTCATAAACATGAGGAAAGAGAAGCTCGCTGCGAAGAGTGATGGCTCAGGTTCGGTTAATCCTGAAGAATAG